A portion of the Bacillus oleivorans genome contains these proteins:
- a CDS encoding SCO family protein, producing MKRSLSIILMAILVLLSGCSGGDIPDKLDYEIEAFEFTNQDGETVSLEDLKGKVWVADFVFTSCDDVCLPMTFNMSKIQDLVKEEGLENVEFVSFSVDPEVDQPQVLKEFGEKFGADFANWNFLTGYSQDKIELFARESFTTLVVKPEEGDQVAHGTSFYLVDQTGTVVKDYSGVTDVPYETIIEHIKILQQ from the coding sequence ATGAAACGTTCATTATCAATTATACTCATGGCAATTCTTGTATTACTTTCAGGCTGCTCTGGGGGAGACATCCCAGATAAATTAGACTATGAAATTGAAGCATTTGAGTTTACCAACCAAGATGGTGAAACAGTATCGTTAGAGGATTTAAAAGGAAAAGTTTGGGTTGCGGATTTTGTTTTTACGAGTTGTGACGACGTGTGCCTGCCTATGACCTTTAACATGTCAAAAATTCAGGATCTTGTTAAGGAAGAAGGTTTAGAGAACGTTGAATTTGTTTCCTTTAGCGTGGATCCCGAAGTAGATCAGCCACAGGTGTTAAAAGAATTTGGTGAAAAATTTGGGGCTGATTTTGCAAACTGGAACTTTTTAACCGGTTATTCACAAGACAAAATTGAATTATTTGCACGCGAGAGTTTTACCACATTAGTTGTAAAGCCAGAGGAAGGGGATCAGGTGGCCCACGGAACTTCGTTTTACTTAGTAGATCAAACAGGTACAGTTGTCAAAGACTATAGCGGCGTGACCGATGTTCCTTATGAAACCATAATTGAACACATCAAGATACTGCAACAATAG